The Chroicocephalus ridibundus chromosome 3, bChrRid1.1, whole genome shotgun sequence genome has a segment encoding these proteins:
- the PLN gene encoding cardiac phospholamban — MEKVQYITRSALRRASTIEVNPQARQRLQELFVNFCLILICLLLICIIVMLL, encoded by the coding sequence ATGGAGAAGGTCCAATACATAACCCGCTCTGCTCTGAGGAGAGCCTCAACTATTGAGGTCAATCCACAAGCACGCCAAAGGCTCCAAGAGCTCTTTGTGAATTTCTGCCTGATTTTAATTTGCCTCTTGCTGATCTGTATCATTGTGATGCTCCTCTGA